A DNA window from Setaria viridis chromosome 2, Setaria_viridis_v4.0, whole genome shotgun sequence contains the following coding sequences:
- the LOC117842473 gene encoding IQ domain-containing protein IQM2, whose amino-acid sequence MGMLFSCPVEEEDVPAEAGVPAPPGGGNAGEPAVLMASLGSGKLRFEGSLSFKREQQQQSPGAVLQVEAKISVASPRATVAPVPTMISRELARTRLADAAAAACPAPESPKHESAAVTVQKVYKSFRTRRRLADCAVLVEQSWWELLDFALLRRSSVSFFDIERQESAVSKWARARTRAAKVGKGLSKDDKAQKLALQHWLEAIDPRHRYGHNLHYYYDCWLRCESKEPFFYWLDVGEGREINLERCPRSKLLSQCIKYLGPKEREDYEVVIEDGKFMFKNSRQILDTSGGPRDAKWIFVLSTSKNLYVGQKRKGTFQHSSFLAGGATSAAGRLVVEDGVLKAIWPHSGHYRPTEENFQEFQSFLKDKSVDLTDVKMSPDENDEEFWSRLKSIPSDCRASADKPEEDEIVATQDTNPCQAPLVIEATTPEEVSVPEHEETRTNPKPIATVARQDSSEDAAENAETSTTSDRASSEEENHNGDGDNAAVPREKILQRISSKKETKSYQLGKQVSFKWTTGAGPRIVCVRDYPSELQLRALEQMHLSPRSGGAGAVKAASSRFASPQRSSSPMARGRCEQLTLGSSGGRAASSRFASPQRSSSPMARGRCEPLTAREAFRTHLMARG is encoded by the exons ATGGGGATGCTCTTCTCCTGccccgtggaggaggaggacgtgcCGGCAGAGGCTGGCGTTCCAgcgccgccgggcggcggcaaTGCCGGGGAGCCGGCGGTCCTGATGGCGTCGCTGGGCTCCGGGAAGCTCCGGTTCGAGGGCTCCCTCAGCTTCAagcgggagcagcagcagcagagcccCGGCGCGGTCCTGCAGGTGGAGGCCAAGATCTCCGTCGCGTCGCCGCGCGCCACCGTGGCGCCCGTGCCGACGATGATATCTAGGGAGCTCGCGCGGACCAGGttggccgacgcggcggcggccgcgtgccCGGCGCCGGAGAGCCCCAAGCACGagtcggcggcggtgacggtgcAGAAGGTGTACAAGAGCttccgcacccgccgccgcctcgcggaCTGCGCCGTGCTCGTCGAGCAGAGCTG GTGGGAGCTGCTGGATTTCGCGCTGCTCCGGCGGAGCTCCGTCTCCTTCTTTGACATCGAGAGGCAGGAGTCCGCGGTGTCCAAGTGGGCGAGGGCAAGAACCAGAGCTGCCAAG GTTGGCAAGGGGTTGTCCAAGGACGATaaagcccagaaactcgcgttGCAGCACTGGCTTGAAGCT ATTGACCCGCGCCACCGGTACGGCCATAACCTTCACTACTACTATGACTGCTGGCTGCGGTGCGAAAGCAAGGAGCCATTCTTCTACTG GCTGGACGTTGGAGAAGGCAGGGAAATTAATCTTGAGCGGTGCCCGCGATCGAAGCTTCTGAGCCAGTGCATCAAGTACCTTGGTCCG aaagaaagagaggactATGAGGTTGTGATTGAGGATGGCAAGTTCATGTTCAAGAACAGCAGGCAAATCCTCGACACCTCTGGTGGACCGAGGGACGCCAAGTGGATTTTTGTTCTAAGCACATCCAAGAATTTATATGTTGGACAG AAGAGAAAGGGCACATTTCAGCACTCCAGCTTCCTCGCCGGAGGGGCTACATCTGCTGCTGGCCGATTAGTTGTGGAAGATGGAGTTCTGAAG GCTATTTGGCCTCACAGCGGTCACTACCGCCCGACTGAAGAGAACTTCCAGGAATTCCAGAGCTTCCTCAAGGACAAAAGTGTCGATCTTACTGACGTCAAG ATGAGCCCAGATGAAAATGATGAGGAGTTCTGGAGCAGGCTCAAAAGCATCCCCTCGGACTGCCGCGCCTCTGCTGACAaacctgaagaagatgaaattgtTGCAACTCAAGATACCAACCCTTGCCAGGCGCCTCTAGTAATTGAAGCCACTACACCTGAAGAAGTGTCTGTCCCAGAGCATGAAGAAACCAGGACGAATCCGAAACCCATTGCGACTGTCGCGAGGCAAGATTCATCAGAGGACGCCGCCGAAAACGCCGAGACTTCGACGACCAGCGACCGTGCCTCATCTGAAGAGGAGAACCacaacggcgacggcgacaacGCGGCCGTGCCGAGGGAGAAGATCCTTCAGAGGATCAGCTCGAAGAAGGAGACCAAGTCGTACCAGCTCGGGAAGCAGGTGTCCTTCAAGTGGACCACGGGCGCCGGGCCCCGCATCGTGTGCGTCCGGGACTACCCGTCGGAGCTCCAGCTCCGCGCGCTGGAGCAAATGCACCTGTCGCCGAGgagcggcggtgccggcgccgtCAAGGCGGCGTCGTCCCGGTTCGCCTCGCCGCAACGGTCCAGCAGCCCTATGGCGAGGGGGCGGTGCGAGCAACTGACGctgggcagcagcggcggcagggcggcgTCGTCCCGGTTCGCGTCGCCGCAGCGGTCCAGCAGCCCGATGGCGAGGGGGCGGTGCGAGCCGCTGACGGCGAGGGAGGCGTTCCGGACGCATCTGATGGCGAGAGGATGA